In the genome of Streptomyces fagopyri, the window CCCGGCCGGAATGCCGCGTGGTCGACAGCGCTGCGCTGTGAACGAAGACGGCCGCAGCTGCACGACTGTTGTTCTCCTCAGTGGAAGGCCTGTCCGTGGAGCCCGTCGACATGGCCAGCGCGGTTGTACAAGTCGAGGCCCGGAGCACGGCCAGGCAGGCGTCCTGTCCGGGCTGCGGGCGGTGGTCGGGGCGAAAGCATGGTTCCTGTCTACGCTTTCCTCGTGATCTGCCGGCGGCTGGCACGTTCGTCGTGGTGTCGTTAAGGGTGCGACGGTTCGTCTGCGCTGAGAGCTCCTGTCCTCGCAAGACCTTTGCCGACAGGTTCCGGGGTTCACTCGCCGGTTCGGCCGACGCACCGAGCGGCTGCGATCGACGTTGGTCCCCGTCGGTCTCTCGCTCCCGGGTCGGGCTGGCGCCCAGATGACGGACGTCTTGGGGGGTACCCGTCAGCCGGAACACTCTGCTGGACCGGTCCCGGTGCGCGATCGACTCGGTGAACACGCAGGCCCTGAACAGAGAGGCATGACCGCGGTCCGAATCCTGTCGAGAGGGGCAAGTACGGCTCGAAGATCCACCTGCTCACGGAGCGCACCAATCTTCCCCTGTCCGTCGCAGTCTCAGGGGCGAACCTCCACGACAGTCAGGCGCTGATCCCGCTGGTGAAGGGGATACCGCCGATCCGCTCGCGGCGTGGACGCCGGCGACGCAGACCGGCAAAGCTCCACGCCGACAAGGGATACGGCTACGACCACCTGCGGCGATGGTTGCGCGAGCGTGGCATCAGGCACCGCATCGCCCGCAGGGGCGTCGAGTCATCGACCCGCCTGGGCCGTCACCGGTGGACCATCGAGCGCACGATGTCCTGGCTCGCCGAATGCCGGCGGCCGCACCGCCGCTACGAGCGCAAGGCCGAGCGCTTCCTTGCCTTCACGAGCATCGCCTGCACCCTCATCTGCTACCGCAGACTCGCCAAATGAGATGACTTCTCAGCTGAACCCGTCGCGCGCGGCCCGGCAAACTCGGCCACCTGCACGTTCCGCAAAATGCCGATCAGACAGTTACTCAGGGTTGCCCACAGAACCTGGTTTTCCTGCGGTGTCCAGGACACCGATCCGGTCGGCAAGGGTCCTCAAGGCTTCAGAAGACCGGGAGCCGGCTTGAGCTGTACTCACGAACAACCACTGGTCCGGATCACCGGGAAAAGCAAGGGACTCATAGTCCAAGGTGACTTCACCAATCAGGGGATGCCGATAATTCCTCGTGCCATGGGAGAATTCCTCCACATCCTGCGCGGCCCACCATCGGCGAAAGTCTTCATCTAGGGCCGACAGCTGATCAATCAGATCGGCCAGTTGCGGATCGTTCGGATGCCGACCCGCATACAGGTGCAAACCTGTGACGACCATGCGCGCGGCCATTTCCCATTCAATAAACAGCTCACGCGCAGTAGGGTCGAGAAATATAAAACGCGCCAGATTACGCTTGCGGGCCGGCAGGGCATCGAAATCAACATACATCGCGCAAGCCATTCGGTTCACGGCAAGGACGTCCATGCGGCCGTCCAGAATCATG includes:
- a CDS encoding transposase family protein, whose product is MASAVVQVEARSTARQASCPGCGRWSGRKHGSCLRFPRDLPAAGTFVVVSLRVRRFVCAESSCPRKTFADRFRGSLAGSADAPSGCDRRWSPSVSRSRVGLAPR
- a CDS encoding helix-turn-helix transcriptional regulator; amino-acid sequence: MGTMSSGSDDNKELSDFLRSRRARVTPEEVGVTPGASRRVPGLRREEVALLAGLSADYYIRMERGRVANASEAVLEAVARALRLDDVERAHLFALARPQSVARVSRPAVPWRVRPGAHALLEVLRDVPAMILDGRMDVLAVNRMACAMYVDFDALPARKRNLARFIFLDPTARELFIEWEMAARMVVTGLHLYAGRHPNDPQLADLIDQLSALDEDFRRWWAAQDVEEFSHGTRNYRHPLIGEVTLDYESLAFPGDPDQWLFVSTAQAGSRSSEALRTLADRIGVLDTAGKPGSVGNPE